One Phaseolus vulgaris cultivar G19833 chromosome 4, P. vulgaris v2.0, whole genome shotgun sequence DNA window includes the following coding sequences:
- the LOC137838412 gene encoding uncharacterized protein, translating to MKKRRQLAEVALQRKAAPGPSDADASTPAASASSPFAPALVDQRQKGVVEATASEDEDTCSGLVFKRKRKVDVAVPVNSASDDRAPSFREHPTSASFPHDLMKLREAANQDAFQIKELKHREIALYLEVSDLRQTDKETKKLLFEKSQEALGAHAKVLTLRTQIIGLQDKAEESQAKMTRIEERSSQQEKQLGQLEEELAHKDELFKQTKEELTNDATDAYVAGFEDAMAQVACVHHGVDLSQTGLSKKIVGGQLVDANELLLLL from the exons ATGAAAAAAAGGAGGCAGCTAGCCGAAGTGGCCCTTCAACGCAAGGCTGCTCCTGGCCCTTCTGATGCCGATGCCTCTACTCCAGCTGCTTCTGCTTCAAGCCCCTTTGCACCAGCCCTTGTAGATCAAAGGCAGAAGGGGGTGGTTGAGGCCACTGCCTCTGAAGACGAGGACACTTGCTCAGGCCTCGTCttcaagaggaagaggaaggtCGATGTTGCGGTGCCTGTGAACTCAGCTTCGGATGATCGCGCCCCATCTTTTAGGGAACACCCCACAAGCGCCTCTTTCCCTCACGACCTTATG AAACTGAGGGAGGCAGCAAACCAAGACGCCTTCCAGATTAAGGAGCTCAAACATCGCGAAATCGCTCTGTATCTGGAGGTGTCAGATCTTCGCCAAACTGATAAGGAGACCAAGAAACTTCTATTCGAGAAGTCCCAAGAAGCTCTGGGAGCTCACGCAAAGGTCTTGACTCTCCGAACTCAGATCATTGGCCTGCAGGATAAGGCAGAAGAGTCGCAGGCAAAGATGACTAGGATCGAGGAAAGGTCATCCCAACAGGAGAAGCAGCTTGGCCAGCTGGAGGAAGAGCTAGCCCACAAGGACGAGCTCTTCAAACAGACTAAAGAGGAGTTGACCAACGACGCTACCGATGCCTATGTTGCGGGGTTTGAGGATGCCATGGCTCAGGTTGCCTGCGTGCACCATGGGGTGGATCTTTCTCAAACCGGCCTGTCCAAGAAGATTGTTGGTGGGCAGTTGGTTGATGCTAATGAATTACTCCTCTTGTTGTAA